A region from the Zonotrichia albicollis isolate bZonAlb1 chromosome 17, bZonAlb1.hap1, whole genome shotgun sequence genome encodes:
- the LOC102069186 gene encoding opsin-5 produces the protein MGNASNTSVFTSTLSEREDLIFGTLYLVFGIMSLSGNSLLLLVAHQKRSLLKPAELFIVNLAISDLSMTVTLFPLATSSFFAHRWLFDQAVCTLYAFCGVLFGLSSLASLTVLSTVCCLKVCYPAYGSRFSHGHAMGLLLAVWAYALAFAAAPLARWGSYGPEPYGTACCVIWEPSSREATLYILALLICCYLLPCLLILASYALILWTVWASRRALRRHRHMSPRRENRGLRGLHGLLLRMSITVCLGFLAAWTPYAVLALWALLGDASQVPALAFVLSAVFAKSSTLYNPLVCLLLKPTFHRFLSRDRAPLLQALCALLCCGCRGTALQPGPARGCRSCSDVPECFSACPRCCTAPRLPGSPAQRGALAVLAGGAAGQPGLRSAVQVMVLLTRRWSGMGTASVAGEALPSAVAKDLL, from the exons ATGGGAAATGCGTCCAACACCTCAGTGTTCACCTCCACCTTATCAGAGAGAGAAGACCTGATTTTTGGCACTCTCTATTTGGTCTTTG GCATCATGTCCCTGTCTGGgaactccctgctgctgctggtggcccATCAGAAGAGGTCCCTGCTGAAACCTGCCGAGCTCTTCATCGTCAACCTGGCCATCAGTGACCTGAGCATGACGGTGACGCTCTTCCCCTTGGCCACCTCCTCCTTCTTTGCACACAG GTGGCTCTTTGACCAGGCCGTGTGCACGCTCTACGCCTTCTGCGGGGTCCTGTTCGGGCTGAGCAGCCTGGCCAGCCTGACGGTGCTCAGCACGGTCTGCTGCCTCAAGGTCTGCTACCCGGCATATG gGAGCAGGTTCTCACACGGCCATGccatggggctgctgctggctgtgtgggCCTACGCCCTGGCCTTCGCCGCCGCGCCCCTGGCCCGCTGGGGCAGCTACGGCCCCGAGCCCTATGGGACAGCGTGCTGCGTCATCTGGGAGCcctccagcagggaggccacGCTCTACATCCTCGCCCTCCTCATCTGCTGCTacctgctgccctgcctgctcaTCCTGGCATCCTACGCGCTGATCCTGTGGACGGTGTGGGCGTCGCGGAGAGCCCTGAGGCGGCACAGGCACATGTCCCCCCGGCGTGAGAACCGCGGCCTGCGCGGCCTGCAcgggctgctcctcagg ATGAGCATCACCGTGTGCCTGGGGTTCCTGGCTGCCTGGACTCCCTACGCCGTGCTGGCGCTCTGGGCCCTGCTCGGGGATGCCAGCCAGGTGCCAGCGCTGGCCTTCGTGCTCTCGGCTGTCTTTGCCAAGTCCTCGACACTCTACAACCCGCTGGTGTGCCTGCTGCTCAAGCCCACCTTCCACAGGTTCCTCTCCAGGGACAGGGCTCCTCTCCTGCAGGCCCTGTGCGCGCTCCTGTGCTGTGGCTGCCGGGGCACTGCGctccagcccggcccggcccggggctgcaggagctgcagcgaTGTTCCTGAGTGTTTCAGTgcctgccccaggtgctgcACTGCCCCCCGGCTGCCCGGCAGCCCTGCCCAGCGTGGGGCCCTGGCCGTGCTGGCCGGCGGAGCCGCGGGGCAGCCGGGGCTCAGGAGCGCGGTGCAGGTGATGGTGCTGCTCACAAGGAGATGGTCAggcatgggcactgccagcgtGGCAGGGGAGGCCCTGCCCTCAGCCGTGGCCAAGGacctgctctga
- the SLC9A8 gene encoding sodium/hydrogen exchanger 8 isoform X2: protein MTIFFSLLVIAICIILVHLLIEYRLHFLPESVAVVSLGILMGAFIKIIEAQKLANWKEEEMFRPNMFFLLLLPPIIFESGYSLHKGNFFQNIGSIILFSVFGTAISAFIVGGGIYFLGRADVIYKLNMTDSFAFGSLISAVDPVATIAIFNALNVDPVLNMLVFGESILNDAVSIVLTNTAEGLTRENMSDVSGWQTFLQALGYFLKMFFGSAALGTLTGLISALVLKHIDLRKTPSLEFGMMIIFAYLPYGLAEGISLSGIMAILFSGIVMSHYTHHNLSPVTQILMQQTLRTVAFMCETCVFAFLGLSIFSFPHKFEMSFVIWCIVLVLFGRAVNIFPLSYLLNFFRDHKITPKMMFIMWFSGLRGAIPYALSLHLGLEPIEKRQLIGTTTIIIVLFTILLLGGGTMPLIRLVDIEDSKPRKRSKKDVNLSKTEKMGNTIESEHLSELTEEEYEAQYIKRQNLKGFMRLDVEYLNPFFTRRLTQEDLHDGRIQMKTLTNKWYEEVRQGPSGSEDDEQELLQQSGAGAR from the exons ATGACGATTTTTTTTAGTCTTCTTGTTATAG CTATTTGCATCATATTGGTGCATTTACTGATAGAATACCGGCTTCATTTTTTACCAGAGAGCGTGGCTGTTGTTTCCTTAG GTATCCTTATGGGAGCTTTTATAAAAATCATAGAGGCTCAAAAGCTGGCCAACTGGAAG gaagaaGAAATGTTTCGTCCAAAtatgttttttctgcttttgcttccACCTATTATATTTGAATCTGGATATTCACTGCACAAG ggtaatttttttcagaacatCGGTTCCATCATTCTGTTCTCAGTATTTGGCACTGCAATATCAGCTTTCATTGTAGGTGGAGGAATCTATTTCCTGGGCCGG GCTGATGTAATTTATAAACTCAACATGACAGACAG TTTTGCATTCGGCTCTTTGATATCTGCAGTTGACCCCGTGGCTACTATTGCCATTTTCAATGCCCTTAATGTGGATCCTGTGCTTAACATGTTGGTTTTTGGAGAAAGTATTCTCAACGATGCAGTCTCAATTGTCCTGACCAA CACAGCAGAAGGTTTGACAAGGGAAAATATGTCAGATGTAAGTGGATGGCAAACCTTTCTACAGGCACTGGGATACTTTCTCAAGATGTTCTTTGGCTCTGCAGCACTTGGCACACTTACTGGTCTTATTTCTGCATTA GTACTAAAGCACATTGATTTAAGGAAGACACCTTCCCTGGAATTTGGGATGATGATTATCTTTGCTTACCTTCCTTATGGACTTGCAGAGGGGATCTCACTCTCAG GTATCATGGCAATCCTGTTCTCTGGCATTGTGATGTCTCACTACACTCACCACAACCTGTCCCCAGTGACACAGATCCTGATGCAGCAGACACTCAGAACTGTGGCTTTCATGTGTG AAACGTGTGTTTTTGCATTTCTTGGCCTGTCAATTTTTAGTTTTCCTCACAAGTTTGAAATGTCCTTTGTCATCTGGTGCATA gtgCTGGTTCTCTTTGGTAGAGCAGTGAATATttttccactttcctacctACTCAACTTTTTCCGTGATCATAAAATCACTCCCAAAATGATGTTTATCATGTGGTTTAGTG GATTACGTGGTGCCATTCCCTATGCCCTCAGCCTGCACCTGGGCCTGGAGCCCATCGAGAAGCGGCAGCTCATCGGCACCACAACCATCATCATCGTGCTCTTCaccatcctgctgctgggagggggAACCATGCCCCTCATCAGGCTCGTGGACATCGAGGACTCCAAGCCCCGCAAGAGGAGCAAGAAGGATGTCAATCTCAGCAAGACAGAGAAGATG GGAAACACCATAGAATCTGAGCATTTGTCAGAGCTCACAGAGGAGGAATATGAAGCCCAGTACATAAAACGTCAGAACCTCAAAGGGTTTATGCGGCTTGATGTGGAGTATTTGAATCCTTTCTTCACCAGAAGACTCACACAAGAA GACCTGCACGACGGGCGCATCCAGATGAAGACCCTGACCAACAAGTGGTACGAGGAGGTGCGCCAGGGCCCCTCGGGCTCCGAGGACGacgagcaggagctgctgcagcagagcggggccggggcgcgcTGA
- the SLC9A8 gene encoding sodium/hydrogen exchanger 8 isoform X1, with translation MAESANATHEVINATLHTLLAATTKLVAPTPPKPILPVQTGVQAQQEEQSSGMTIFFSLLVIAICIILVHLLIEYRLHFLPESVAVVSLGILMGAFIKIIEAQKLANWKEEEMFRPNMFFLLLLPPIIFESGYSLHKGNFFQNIGSIILFSVFGTAISAFIVGGGIYFLGRADVIYKLNMTDSFAFGSLISAVDPVATIAIFNALNVDPVLNMLVFGESILNDAVSIVLTNTAEGLTRENMSDVSGWQTFLQALGYFLKMFFGSAALGTLTGLISALVLKHIDLRKTPSLEFGMMIIFAYLPYGLAEGISLSGIMAILFSGIVMSHYTHHNLSPVTQILMQQTLRTVAFMCETCVFAFLGLSIFSFPHKFEMSFVIWCIVLVLFGRAVNIFPLSYLLNFFRDHKITPKMMFIMWFSGLRGAIPYALSLHLGLEPIEKRQLIGTTTIIIVLFTILLLGGGTMPLIRLVDIEDSKPRKRSKKDVNLSKTEKMGNTIESEHLSELTEEEYEAQYIKRQNLKGFMRLDVEYLNPFFTRRLTQEDLHDGRIQMKTLTNKWYEEVRQGPSGSEDDEQELLQQSGAGAR, from the exons ATGGCGGA GTCTGCAAATGCCACCCACGAGGTCATCAATGCCACCCTCCACACTCTGCTGGCCGCTACTACCAAGCTGGTGGCACCTACACCTCCCAAGCCCATCCTTCCAGTTCAGACTGGAGTCCAggcacagcaagaggaacagTCCAGTGGCATGACGATTTTTTTTAGTCTTCTTGTTATAG CTATTTGCATCATATTGGTGCATTTACTGATAGAATACCGGCTTCATTTTTTACCAGAGAGCGTGGCTGTTGTTTCCTTAG GTATCCTTATGGGAGCTTTTATAAAAATCATAGAGGCTCAAAAGCTGGCCAACTGGAAG gaagaaGAAATGTTTCGTCCAAAtatgttttttctgcttttgcttccACCTATTATATTTGAATCTGGATATTCACTGCACAAG ggtaatttttttcagaacatCGGTTCCATCATTCTGTTCTCAGTATTTGGCACTGCAATATCAGCTTTCATTGTAGGTGGAGGAATCTATTTCCTGGGCCGG GCTGATGTAATTTATAAACTCAACATGACAGACAG TTTTGCATTCGGCTCTTTGATATCTGCAGTTGACCCCGTGGCTACTATTGCCATTTTCAATGCCCTTAATGTGGATCCTGTGCTTAACATGTTGGTTTTTGGAGAAAGTATTCTCAACGATGCAGTCTCAATTGTCCTGACCAA CACAGCAGAAGGTTTGACAAGGGAAAATATGTCAGATGTAAGTGGATGGCAAACCTTTCTACAGGCACTGGGATACTTTCTCAAGATGTTCTTTGGCTCTGCAGCACTTGGCACACTTACTGGTCTTATTTCTGCATTA GTACTAAAGCACATTGATTTAAGGAAGACACCTTCCCTGGAATTTGGGATGATGATTATCTTTGCTTACCTTCCTTATGGACTTGCAGAGGGGATCTCACTCTCAG GTATCATGGCAATCCTGTTCTCTGGCATTGTGATGTCTCACTACACTCACCACAACCTGTCCCCAGTGACACAGATCCTGATGCAGCAGACACTCAGAACTGTGGCTTTCATGTGTG AAACGTGTGTTTTTGCATTTCTTGGCCTGTCAATTTTTAGTTTTCCTCACAAGTTTGAAATGTCCTTTGTCATCTGGTGCATA gtgCTGGTTCTCTTTGGTAGAGCAGTGAATATttttccactttcctacctACTCAACTTTTTCCGTGATCATAAAATCACTCCCAAAATGATGTTTATCATGTGGTTTAGTG GATTACGTGGTGCCATTCCCTATGCCCTCAGCCTGCACCTGGGCCTGGAGCCCATCGAGAAGCGGCAGCTCATCGGCACCACAACCATCATCATCGTGCTCTTCaccatcctgctgctgggagggggAACCATGCCCCTCATCAGGCTCGTGGACATCGAGGACTCCAAGCCCCGCAAGAGGAGCAAGAAGGATGTCAATCTCAGCAAGACAGAGAAGATG GGAAACACCATAGAATCTGAGCATTTGTCAGAGCTCACAGAGGAGGAATATGAAGCCCAGTACATAAAACGTCAGAACCTCAAAGGGTTTATGCGGCTTGATGTGGAGTATTTGAATCCTTTCTTCACCAGAAGACTCACACAAGAA GACCTGCACGACGGGCGCATCCAGATGAAGACCCTGACCAACAAGTGGTACGAGGAGGTGCGCCAGGGCCCCTCGGGCTCCGAGGACGacgagcaggagctgctgcagcagagcggggccggggcgcgcTGA